A stretch of the Thiocystis violascens DSM 198 genome encodes the following:
- a CDS encoding ABC transporter permease has translation MPLMPVVLWTDALVFLLIALGLIFGLHAARHEHLRAPWRRVVRSRVGVATLVVLSAYGLVGLLDTVHFRLKPDQPSTSAEPQHAQYAPEVLSLLDVALSGLRARQEKTYSAPFATHLFVKEAIQLPDGTLIRDYPRLEHGGSHLADPATQRGPDIVFRALLGMFKGLLAWGLIGAGILWRLARRRGEPMAAIRADILAGRTAIPWRTALAMLGLLLVCGFVAAELAANYHILGTDKVGEDVFFQTLKSIRTGLLIGTLTTLVMLPAALLLGIAAGYFRGWVDDIIQYLYTTLNSIPGVLLIAAAILMLQVYMSNHADDFASPVERADLRLLFLCLILGVTSWTGLCRLLRGEALKLREVDYVQAASALGVGHFNIIGRHLLPNVMHIVLITVVLDFSGLVLAEAVLSYVNIGVDPTMNSWGNMINSARLELARDPVVWWSLTAAFVFMFTLVLAANLFADVVRDAFDPRLREAG, from the coding sequence ATGCCCTTGATGCCGGTTGTCCTCTGGACCGATGCGCTGGTCTTTCTGCTGATCGCGCTGGGTCTGATCTTCGGTCTCCATGCCGCGCGTCACGAACATCTGCGCGCGCCCTGGCGGCGTGTCGTGCGCTCGCGGGTCGGGGTCGCGACCCTGGTCGTGCTGAGTGCTTATGGCCTGGTCGGACTGCTCGATACGGTGCATTTTCGACTCAAGCCGGATCAGCCGTCGACCAGCGCGGAGCCTCAACACGCGCAGTACGCGCCCGAGGTTCTGAGCCTGCTCGACGTGGCGTTGAGCGGATTGCGCGCGCGTCAGGAAAAGACCTATTCGGCGCCCTTCGCGACCCATCTGTTCGTCAAAGAGGCCATTCAACTGCCCGACGGCACCCTGATTCGCGACTATCCGCGACTCGAACACGGCGGCAGCCATCTCGCCGATCCCGCGACCCAGCGCGGCCCGGACATCGTCTTCCGCGCGCTGCTCGGGATGTTCAAGGGGCTGCTCGCCTGGGGTCTGATCGGCGCCGGAATCCTCTGGCGGCTCGCGCGTCGGCGCGGCGAGCCCATGGCGGCGATCCGGGCCGACATCCTGGCTGGACGCACCGCGATCCCCTGGCGCACCGCGCTGGCGATGCTCGGTCTGCTGCTGGTCTGCGGCTTCGTCGCCGCCGAACTGGCGGCGAACTATCACATCCTGGGCACCGACAAAGTGGGCGAGGATGTCTTTTTTCAGACGCTGAAAAGCATCCGCACCGGTCTGCTGATCGGCACCCTCACCACTCTCGTGATGCTCCCCGCCGCTCTCCTGCTCGGCATCGCCGCCGGCTATTTCCGGGGTTGGGTGGACGACATCATCCAATATCTCTACACCACCCTGAATTCGATCCCCGGCGTGCTGCTGATCGCCGCCGCCATCCTCATGCTTCAGGTCTACATGAGCAACCACGCGGACGACTTCGCGAGTCCGGTCGAGCGCGCCGATCTGCGCCTGCTCTTCCTCTGTCTGATCCTGGGCGTCACCAGTTGGACCGGACTGTGCCGGCTGCTGCGCGGTGAGGCACTGAAACTGCGCGAGGTCGATTATGTCCAGGCCGCCTCCGCCCTGGGGGTCGGGCATTTCAACATCATCGGCCGCCACCTTCTGCCGAACGTCATGCATATCGTGCTGATCACGGTGGTGCTGGACTTCAGCGGACTGGTGCTGGCCGAGGCGGTGCTGTCCTATGTCAACATCGGCGTGGACCCAACCATGAATTCCTGGGGCAACATGATCAACAGCGCCCGGCTCGAATTGGCGCGCGATCCGGTGGTCTGGTGGTCGCTGACCGCCGCCTTCGTATTCATGTTTACTCTGGTGCTGGCGGCGAATCTCTTCGCCGACGTGGTTCGTGATGCCTTCGATCCGCGCTTGCGGGAGGCGGGTTGA
- a CDS encoding ABC transporter permease has protein sequence MTAYLLRRLLYAVPILIGVNLLTFVLFFVVNSPDDMARMHLGEKRVTEEAVQTWKQSHGYDKPLIFNSEATGIARLTDTIFFEKSIRLFAFQFGSSDDGRDIGHDISQRMWPSLAIAIPVLLVGLAFNISYALFIVLFRATYVDIGSVVLLVAMLSISSLFYIIGGQFILGKLFHLAPISGYDTGLHAWKFLILPVIVGVIGGIGAGTRWYRTLFLEEIAKDYVRTARAKGLSEGRVLFRHVLGNALIPILTGVVVVVPLLFMGSLITESFFGIPGLGSYTIDAIGNQDFAIVRSMVFLGAVLYILGLILTDLSYTLVDPRVRLQ, from the coding sequence GTGACCGCCTATCTCCTGCGTCGACTGCTCTATGCCGTGCCGATCCTGATCGGCGTGAATCTGCTCACCTTCGTGCTTTTTTTCGTCGTCAATTCGCCCGACGACATGGCCCGCATGCATCTGGGCGAAAAACGGGTGACCGAGGAGGCCGTCCAGACCTGGAAGCAGTCGCATGGCTACGACAAACCGCTGATCTTCAACTCCGAGGCGACCGGAATCGCGCGTCTGACCGACACCATCTTTTTCGAGAAATCGATCCGGCTGTTCGCCTTTCAGTTCGGTTCTTCCGACGATGGGCGCGACATCGGCCACGACATCTCGCAGCGGATGTGGCCCAGTCTCGCCATCGCGATTCCCGTGCTGCTGGTCGGGCTGGCCTTCAATATCAGTTATGCGCTCTTCATCGTCCTGTTCCGGGCGACCTATGTGGATATCGGAAGCGTCGTGCTGCTGGTCGCCATGTTGTCCATTTCCAGCCTCTTCTACATCATTGGCGGTCAGTTCATCCTCGGCAAGCTGTTCCATCTCGCCCCGATCTCCGGCTACGACACCGGACTACACGCCTGGAAATTCCTGATCCTGCCGGTGATCGTCGGGGTCATCGGCGGCATTGGCGCCGGCACCCGCTGGTATCGCACGCTTTTTCTGGAAGAGATCGCCAAGGATTATGTCCGCACCGCGCGCGCCAAGGGCTTAAGCGAAGGCCGCGTGCTCTTTCGGCATGTGCTGGGCAATGCGCTCATCCCCATCCTGACCGGCGTGGTGGTGGTGGTGCCGCTGCTGTTCATGGGCAGTCTCATCACCGAATCCTTTTTCGGCATTCCGGGGCTCGGCAGCTACACCATCGACGCCATCGGCAATCAGGATTTCGCGATCGTTCGGTCCATGGTATTTCTGGGCGCCGTGCTCTACATCCTGGGGCTGATCCTGACCGACCTCTCCTATACCCTGGTCGACCCAAGGGTCAGACTGCAATGA
- a CDS encoding Rpn family recombination-promoting nuclease/putative transposase, with translation MPSVTPDALLDPKNDYVFKRLFGEAPELLVSLINDLRPDLPEIRSVEILNPGINAEELRGKYIILDVLARDGEGHAHNVEIQVRRYGAWHQRALYYLARMLAQQLEQGEDYATLRAAVGIHLLDFDLFTDTPEQRAQARWRFEMRDARQPEVTLGNRLQLTLIELKKADRLGLGADPLSAWITFFEHWREEQTMAAIKHTPIQEALNRVRQLSADEEARRLAFVRERALHDEVSLLKEAREEGERLGMQKGRLETARNLLALGVLSDGQIAQATGLRVAQVEALRAAAPS, from the coding sequence ATGCCCTCCGTCACGCCTGACGCCCTGCTCGACCCCAAGAACGATTACGTCTTCAAGCGCCTCTTTGGCGAGGCCCCCGAGCTGCTGGTGTCGTTGATCAACGACCTGCGCCCGGACCTGCCCGAGATCCGTTCGGTGGAGATTCTCAATCCGGGTATCAATGCCGAGGAATTGCGCGGCAAGTACATCATCCTCGACGTGCTGGCGCGCGATGGCGAGGGACACGCCCACAATGTCGAGATTCAGGTGCGCCGCTATGGCGCCTGGCACCAGCGGGCGCTCTACTATTTGGCGCGGATGCTGGCGCAGCAACTGGAACAGGGCGAGGACTACGCCACGCTGCGCGCGGCGGTCGGCATCCACCTCCTGGACTTCGATCTGTTCACCGACACCCCTGAGCAGCGCGCGCAGGCGCGCTGGCGCTTCGAGATGCGCGACGCGCGTCAGCCCGAGGTCACGCTGGGGAACCGGCTACAATTGACGCTGATCGAATTGAAGAAAGCGGACCGCCTCGGGCTCGGCGCCGATCCGCTGTCCGCGTGGATCACCTTTTTCGAGCATTGGCGCGAGGAGCAAACCATGGCCGCGATCAAACATACCCCGATTCAAGAGGCGCTGAACCGCGTGCGTCAGTTGAGCGCCGACGAGGAAGCGCGGCGCCTGGCGTTCGTGCGCGAGCGGGCGTTGCACGACGAGGTATCCTTGCTCAAGGAGGCGCGCGAGGAGGGCGAGCGGCTCGGGATGCAGAAAGGCCGCCTGGAAACCGCCCGCAACCTCCTCGCGCTCGGCGTGCTCAGCGATGGGCAAATCGCCCAGGCCACGGGACTGCGCGTGGCCCAGGTCGAGGCACTGCGCGCCGCCGCTCCGTCCTGA